The Nitrososphaerales archaeon DNA window CGAGCCGAGAACTCCCCGCGAGGCGATCCAGGCATATTTTCCGATCGCACCTTTGTTGGATTCTATAAAAGGGTTCAGAGGGGACTTACTATCTGAACGTTGGAGATGTCGAAGTAACGCCGCGCGAGCAGCCTGACCTTCTCGGCGTTCCTGCCTCCCATGCCCACCGCGGCGCCCTTCTTCTTCGGGTCCACAACGACGACAACGCCTCTCGAGCCGTCCGGCCTGTCGCTGACGCGGATCTCTTGGACGTACCTCGGGCCGAGGGCGTTCTTGATTAGCTCAGAGATATCGTCGGACCACTCAACAACCTCAACCGGCCTTCTCACCGCCCTCTCCATCTTCTTCACCGACGCTCCCTCCTTTCCTATCGCGAGTCCCATCTGACCCTTCGTGACGATGAAGATCAACCTGTTCAGCTTCTCGTCAATAACGCAGTCCTTGGCAGTCGCGCCCGTCATGCTGTTGAACATCGACATCAGAGAGAGTTGTTCCGAGCTTAACTTGATCTCTGGCACTCTGTGTTCACCGGAGCAGTTGCTTCAGATTCGCTTCGCCAAGCGACATGAGAGCAAGAGCAGAGACCTTGTATGGTCTCCCTATCAACTTGGCCAACTCGGCTGACGTGAAGCTCACGTCGATCACTGGGACCTCGTGCTTTTTCGCCTCTTCCCTCAGCTTCGCGCCCACGCCCGCCGGCATTGACTTCGTGCAGATGACCGCCTTCGCGCCTTTCATGCTCGCCAGGGATTCCTTTGCGCCTATGGTGTATTTCCCACCCTTCATTGCCTCCTTCAGGAGCTTTGAGAGCTGGGCAGGTTCCATGCTTTGGTCAACTCATGTAGAGATCGATCATGCCGGTCCCGACCGGGATCGGCAGGCCGACGATGACGTTCTCTGTCACTCCCTTCAGGTCTTCCCTCTCGCCCTTGACGGCTGCCTCGGCGAGAGTTGGGACGGTAATCTCGAAGGCTGCCCTCGCCAACACGCTGCTCTTGGCTCCTGCGATTCCGTGCCTGCCTATCTGCTGTATGTACCCCTTCGAAGTCATCAGGTCTGCCACGAGGAAGATGTGCCTGATGTCGACCTCCAGGCCCTGCTCGTCGAGAGTGCTCATGACCTCGCGCACAAGCGTCGCCCTGGCTGCCTCGATCCCAAGAACCTGGGCCACCTCGTGCACGTTGTTCGTGTACACCCTCGTGGGGTCCACACCCTTGATCGCAATAACCTTGCCCAAGTTGGAGCCGGCAGCCTGGATGAACCATTCCTCTCCTTCCTTTACGACCGTGACCCTGGTGATGCCAGGTATGCCCTTCAGCTTCATGTTCTGTATCTTGTTCCTGAGGGTGAAGAGGGTCGAGAGGTCGGCGTTCTCCATGTTCACTCTGATTATCTTGCCCCTCTCAATCTGGACGTTCCTCTTCCCCGTCTCTATCACCTTTGCTACCTCATCAGCCGATGCGTCCCTGTCGGTCATCATCTTCTCGCTGAGGTGCAGCTTGATCCCCTCTGTAGGGTCGACCTCGCTGTAGTCAACGACGTTGCCCACCTTCGTGAAGAGTATCTCCTTCGCGACCTTGACCGCTTTCTCGTTGGTTGCGCCGTACTCCTTGTCCAGGTATATGTCCATCGACGGCGTTGCGGGTATCTTCCTTGCATCGACAAGCTCCATCAGCCTGGGAAGTCCAAGCGTGACGTCCCTCTCCCTCACACCTGCGAAGTGGAAAGTCCTGAGGGTCATCTGGGTGCCTGGCTCGCCAATCGATTGGGCGGCCACTATGCCGGATGCCTCCCCTGGTTCCACTCGCGAGTAGTCCAAGGCCTCCGCAACCTTCTCAAGGGCTTCCTTGGCGCCCTCCTCCGTGAGGTGTGCTGCCGCGAGCTTCTCTCTCAGCTCCCTCAACAGTCTGTCGTTGAGGGAAGGCTGATACTTCTTCAACAGCTTCTCGATGGTCTCCTCGTCCAGCTTCGTCTTTGACTTTGAGAGCAGTCCTTGCGTCTCGAGCAGTCTCTCGAGGTTGATTGGGCGCCCGTGGTCGCTCTTCGCCGGGTCGACGCCGTCTTCGCCGTAGAGGAACTGGATGAGGTGGCCATGTGGGTCCCTGACTGTCAAGTCGTACTCCACCTTGAGGTGCTCGAGCGCGTTGATAAGCCTTCTCTGCATGTACCCGCTCTGCTGAGTCCTGACGGCCGTGTCGACCAACCCCTCCCTTCCACCCATTGCGTGGAAGAAGAACTCGGTCGGAGAGAGCCCGTCGCGGTAGTTGCTCCGGACGAAGCCTTTCGCTTCTGGCGTGTTGTCGTTCCAGGGGAAGTGGCTGAGCGCCCTGCCTCTCAATCCCTTCTCGATCCTCTTGCCTCTGACAGACTGCTGTCCGAGGGCTGCGGTCATCTGGCCTACGTTCAGGCTCGACCCTCTCGCCCCAGTCCTGGCCATGATCATCCCAGAGTTCTCCGGCGGGAAAGCCTTGTCTGCTATCCTGCCTGCCCTGTCCCTCGCTCTTGCCAGCTCGTTCACGATGTACGCTTCCAGAGAGTCCTCGGGCGAAAGCCCCCTGGTCAGTTGGAGGGTGCCAGCCTTGTACTTCTTGATGAGGTCAGAGACGTTGCTGTAGGCCTCGTCCAGTGTATCCTTGATGCCCTTCTTTGCCTCATCCGGGAGCTCGAGCTCGTTGAACCCGTATGTGAAGCCACGTCTCGTCAGGAACGTCTTCAATACGCTCAGGATTGAGTTGAGGAAGCTCCTCGCCTCTTCGTTGCCATAGTCCTTTGCAATCCTGTGCAGCAGGCTGTCAGGCTCCTCCGCACCAATCACGGCTTTGTCGACGACACCGGATATCAGATTGCCGTCCCTGATGACGACGTCATTGGATTCACCTGATTTCGAAGACTTCGCCCACTTCGAGGTGAGCACGTAGTTCATCCCCTTCGGGAGGAACAGCGAGAAGAGCTGCTTGCCTGTGTACAGGCCCCTGGCCCCCGCCTCGGGCAGGTCGCCGTCGTAACCTCCTATCAGGGCGAGATTGGAGAACTCTCCGGCAGTGAGAGTCGTCTCATCCCTTGTGAGCATGAAAGCGCCTGTGATGAAGTCCCTTATGCCTCCGATTATTGGCCCACCGTATCTTGGGGATATTATTTGGTCCTGGACCTTCATCAGCATGAGCGCCTCGGAGCGCGACTCTTCGCTCTGGGGCACGTGCAGGTTCATCTCGTCGCCGTCGAAGTCTGCGTTGTAGGGCGGGCAGACCGACGGGTGGAGTCTGAATGTTCTGAACGGGAGGACCCTGACGAAGTGAGCCATGACTGACATCCTGTGTAGCGAGGGCTGCCTGTTGAAGAGGACGACGTCGCCGTCTATGAGGTGCCTCTCAACTATGTAGCCCGTTGTGAGCGAATCTGCAAGCGCTTTCCTGTCGCTCGCGAAGTCGAGCCTGATCTTCACTCCGTCGGCCCTTATGACGTAGTTGGCCCCTGGGTGCTCGAACGGCCCTTTGATGACGAGCTGCTTCAGCATCTCGATGTTCCAGGATGAGACCTTCTCAGGGATGGTGAGCTTCTTTGCGACCTCGAACGGAACACCGACCTCGCCTATGTCGAGACTGGGGTCTGGGCTAATAACTGTCCTGCTCGAGAAGTCGACCCTTTTCCCGGACAGCGAACCCCTGAACCTGCCCTCCTTCCCCTTCAGTCTCTGACTGAGCGTCTTGAGGGGCCTGCCAGACCTGTGATGTGCCTGGGGGATTCCTGAGACTTCGTTGTCGAAGTATGTCGTCACGTGGTAGTGCAGCAGGTCGACCAGGTCTTGGACGATAAGGTGGGGCGTCCCAGACTCCTTGCTCTCCCTCACCCTCTGATTGACCCTTAGAATGTCCACGACCTTGTGGGTCAGGTCGTCCTCGGACCTGATTCCCGACTCTAGAGTGATCGACGGCCTTACAGTCAGTGGTGGGACTGGCAGGACCTGAAGAACGAACCACTCGGGCCTGGCCGCCTTCGCGTTGAAGTCGAGGACCTCGAGGTCTTCGTTGGTGACCCTCTCGAGCCTCTCCCGTATTGCGACTGGAAGGAGCCTCGTGGCCCCGCCCTCCTCCGTGATCTCGTGGAAGATTGTGGGCTTTGTGAACTCGATTTGGTACTGTTGCTTGCCGCAGTGAGGACAGAGCTTGACCTTCCTCGCTTTTGTGAAGATTTCCTTCGCGATAGTCTCGACGAGCGTTGGCGCGAAGTCGGTCCTGCTCGTCAACCTGGCCTTGTACGCGTCGAGCTCCTGCTGCGGGAGAAGGATCCTCCCGCACGTCCTGCACGTCGTCTGGATGAGCTTGTTTATCTCGTCGACGAACGCGATGTGCAGCACAGGCTCTGCCAGCTCGATGTGGCCGAAGTGGCCCGGACATCGGCCGGCTGTGCTTCCGCAGGTCCCGCACTTCTGCCCAGGTTCAAGGGTACCTAGCCTGCTGTCCATCAGGCCTCCCTGGACCGGCATCCCGTCCTCGTCGTAGGTCTCGGGCTGCGTGATTTCGGCAACTGAGTACTTCCTCACCTCGTTCGGGGAGAAGACCGAGAAGTCGATGCCGCCTATCGTCTTGAGGGCTTGTTCCATCGACACGATTCTACACCTTGTCCTTTAGCTGGAGCCTCGGGGCAATGTTCAGGCTCATCATCTCCTGGAGGAGCAGTTTGAACGCGTACGCCACGACGACTGTCGAGATCTTGGCTTGGTCGCCGTCGATCTTGCAAGTGTACTTCCTCTGCTTAGCGTCGTAGTAGGCGATGAGGCCACACTTCTCGCAGACGTAGATCTCTGTCTTGTCCGCCTCGTCGAGGAGCCTGTCCTTCAGCACCATCGAGGCACCGTAGGCTATGAGGCAGTCCCTCTCCATCTCGCCGAACCTAAGACCCCCACCCCTCGCCCTTCCCTCGGTGGGCTGCTTCGTGAGCATCTGGACCTGACCGCGCGCCCTCGCGTGGATCTTGTCCGCGACCATGTGGTGAAGCTTCTGGTAGTAGACGACGCCGACGAAGATGTCGGCTGCGAACTTCTTCCCTGTCTTGCCGTCGTACATGACCTCCCTGCCGGTCGGCTCGAAGCTCCGTCCCTTCAAGACCTTCTCGAGCTCCTCTATGCTCTCGCCAGCGAAGGCAGAGCCGTCTACGGAGGTGCCCCTCAGAGCGCCCGCCTTCCCAGCGATTGATTCTATGAACTGGCCGACTGTCATCCTGGACGGGAATGCATGGGGGTTGATGATCACGTCGGGCACTATGCCCTCCGCGGTGTACGGCATGTCCTCCTGAGGCACCACGAGGCCGATCACTCCCTTCTGCCCGTGCCTGGAGGCGAACTTGTCACCTATCTCTGGAATCCTCATGTCCCTAACCCTGACCTTGAACATCCGGCCACCCTCGACGTTCTCTGTCATGAAGACTGAATCGACTACGCCCGCCTCAGACGGCCTGACAGCGACAGATGTGTCTCTCCTGTAGGGGCCCTTAATCTCGAACTCCTTGTACTCCTCCATGAACCTGGGGGGGCTCGTCCTCCCTATCACGACGTCTCCCCCTGAGACCAATGACTCGCCAGAGATTATCCCGTCGCCTTCGAGCAGCCTGTAGAACTTCTCACCCCTGTATCCCCTTATGTTCGACTCCGCAGACGGGACCTCGAACGTGTCTCTCATGCCTCCGAGGTACTGCTTTGCCTGCCCCTCGTAGAGTCTGTAGAAGAACGAACGGGCAAGTCCCCTCTCGATGCTCGACCTGTTCATGATGATCGCGTCCTCGATGTTGTAGCCTTCGAAGGAGAGGACTGCAACGACGCAGTTCTGGCCGAGGGGCCTCTCGTCTATCTTCAGAAGGTCGAGCGTCCTCGTCCTGACAACCGGGGCCTGCGGGCTCACGAGAAGGTGCTGCCTAACGTGAGGCGAGATAGGGTAGGTGGGCGAGGAGAAGCCGAGGCTCTGCTTCGCCATGGCGGACTCGTACGTGTTCCTCGGTGACTGGTTGTGCTCGGGGTACGGTATGATTGAAGCCGCGATTCCGAACATCGCAGCGGGGAAGACCTCGACGTGGGTGTTCTTCGTCGCGATCTGGTCGACTTCCATTGCGACCAGGCAGTTCTCTTCCTCGTTCGCGTCTATCAGCTCGATGACGCCCTGCTCCACAAGGTCCCTCCACGAGAGCTGGCCGGCGCCGACCTTCTCTATCAGGTCGTGGTTGAGGAGTGGTCTGCCGTTCTCGACTACTATGAGGGGTCTGAGCACCCTGCCGGAACTGATGCTGATGTAGAGCCTCGGGTAGGCCTTGTCGTTGAGAGATGAAGCGTACATGACGCTTGCGCTCGGATTGATCTGACCCTCCCTCCTGAGCTTCCTGAACGCCTTGGCGAGCCTCTCGCCGTCGTCTACGTATCCGAGGAACCTCCCGTCCATGAAGACCCTGCAGCCGTTCAGCTGCAGCTTCTGGTCGGCGTCTCTGATTTGTTTTGCCCCGAGCTCCCAGAGTTTCTCCTCGACTTCTGCGGACGGGACGCCCACGGAGATGGTAGCCGAAAGGGCGAGGTTCTTGACAAGCCCGCAGTTCACTCCCTCTGGCGTCTCTGATGGACAGATCCTCCCAAAGTGTGTAGCGTGCAGGTCTCTCGCCTCGAAGTTGGGCTGGCTCCTGCTGAGGGGAGACTGCACCCTTCTGAGATGGCTCAGGGTGCTCAGGTAGTTGGTCCTGTCGAGGAGCTGGGTCACGCCCACTTTCCCCCTACCCCAGTTGCCAGTCGCGATTGCGTTATTCAGCTTATCAGTGATTATGCCCGTCCTGATGGCCGCCCCGACTACGTTGCCGCCCCGCTTCTGGCCCGTCCTCTCGAGCTGGTACTTCATGTCCCTGACGAGGTTCCTGAAGGCTGTCCGGAACAAGTCTGCGAGCATCTGGCCTGCGAACTTGATCACCTTGTTCCCGTAGTGGTCCTTGTCGTCTGCCCCTATCCAGCCGAGCCTGAGCTCGAGCAGCTTGCAGACTGCCTCTCCCATGAACATTGCCTTGTCGTACCTCCTGTCGTCAGTCTTGCCGAGGTGCGGCAGGAGCCCCCAGTCGAGCATCGATTGAGCCCTCTTCACCCTGAACTCCTCGAGCATCCCGTGGGCGACCCTGTTGCCTATGTACACGAGAGAGTCCTTGTCCGTGGGAGCCTCGCTCGCCTTGTCGAAGGAGACCTCCAGGAGGTCCTGTATCTCTGGCTTCGGCGATATCGAGTCTGCTATGTCCCTGTCAGACTTTATCCCGAGCGCCCTCATGACGATTACGAAGGGAAGGTCGACCGGACAGCTGGGCACCTTGACGTTGATTGCGCCGTCCTGCTTCAGCGTGAGTTCCAGTTTCGAGCGGTATCCCACCACCGACGAGTAGACCCGGGACTTGTACGTGTTCACCCCCGAGACCTTCTCCGCGTCGACCAGGATCTTGTTCGGCGAGAGGTCCTCCAGTCCTACTATCACCCTCTCGGCGCCGTTGATTATGAAGTAGCCGCCAGGGTCGTTGGGGTCTTCGCCGACCTCTATGAGCTGCTCCTTCGTCTTGTCAGAGAGTTGGCAGAGCTCAGACTTCACCATTACTGGGAGGTCGCCGATGTGCTGCCGAGTGGTGTCGCGCGGCAGCCCCTCCTCCTCTATCGTCATCTCGAGCAGGATTGGCGCCGAGTAAGTGAGGTTCCGAAGCCTCGCCTCCATCGGCAGGATGCTGCTAACGGACCCGTCTATCTCGACAACCCTGGGAGAGCCGAGGGTTATCCTACCGAACTTTATCTTGTAAGGGGTGCTGACTGTCTCGACTTCTATCTCTCCAATCTCGTCGATTATGTTCTGGAGCCCTTTTGAGAAAAACTCGTTGTAACTGTTGAGGTGCTGCCTTGCCACTCCCTCCCTCTCAAGGAGGTCGCGGAGTATTATCCACGAGTTTGACCTTTGGACCTGCTTGCTCAAGTTCTATGCCTCCACCACGTACCTGTAGTATGTGCTGGTTCCGGCCGTCTCGCTTTTCCTGGTTATCCTGACGAAATCGCCCGGCTTTGCTCCTATCTCCTTTGCCACCGGGTCGGTGGCAAGAATGTAGGGAAACTGGCCCGGAGTCGCGCTGTTCCTAGCCACGACCTGTTCGGCCTCCTCCCTAGTCAGTAGTTCGTGCTTTGGAATCAGGAAGTGGGTGCTGATCTGGAACGGAGGGACTTCCTCTTCGACCTTCTTCCTCTTCACTGGCTTCCTTGCAGTTGTCTTTGTGGTCCTTGCCGGGGCTATGCCTCGGCACCTCCATTCATAACTAACCCTAGGGGACGAGAACAGTACAAGCGCAGGGCCCGACGTTTGCCGAGCAGGGTCGTGTATTTACGCTTTTCCGACGATGAAAGGGCTCTGTTGCGTTCATGGGTGTTGGGAGTCCTCCCTGTTGCGCCTCTGGTGCTGAGCGTTCTGGATAATCGTCTCCCATTTGTTCTCGCCCTCGACTTTGATTCCCGCTCTCTCGGCGGGTGTCGCTCCGTTCAACCCTTCATGCGGTCTGATGAAGTTGTGGTAAATCTGGAGTCCCTTGATTATGGGCGTGTCTATTCGCTTCAGCCCACGCATGACTTTCTCTCTGTCTCGGAACTCCCCGTTGAGCCGTTCCATCTTGTTGTTGTGAACCATTCCTGACAGTCGGATTTCCTTAATGTGTGCCGTGTGAGGGAACTCGAAATGTGAAGCTATCCCATATGTTCTCAGCCCGTCTGTTATCAGCGTCTTGGGTTGCTTCCCTGCCGTCTCTTTCGCTTTTCGGAACAGTTGGGTTGCGTTTGTGTTCTCCTTGAAGTTGGACACCTGTTGAGCAATCCAGTAGCGGGTTTCATCGTCCATCATAGAGAACAGATACTTCATGTCTCCTTTCACCTTGACGAATACCTCGTCTGCCCTCCAAGTGTCCGAGACTTGCGGGGTGAAGTCCTTGAGATATTCGTCCATCAGTCCCGTGTATTTCTGAATCCACCGATAGACCGTCGTATGATTGACGGTCACGCCTTGGAGCCTCAGAGACTTCTGCACGTTCCGAAGGCTCTCGCCTCCGAAATACATCTGCATCGCAAGCGTGATAACCTTCGGGTTCGACCTCATGCGCTCGAATCCGAAGTTCTTGGAGAACCGCTTACCGCATGATAGGCACTCGAAGCGCTGAATGTTGCCTCCCCTGTTGTGGAGTAGGCCGTCCTTCTTGATGCGTTCGGAGCCACAGCTAAGGCACGACTGGTAGTCAAGAGGCACGACGCGCCTCGCGTTCTCTATTCGCCGACGAATCTGAAGCGAGAGTTCAACCGCGAACTGGTGCTTGCACTTCACGCCTCTGAAAGCAAAGTCGGGGCAGGAGCAAGACCAACCCGCCTCTGTCGAGACGACGACATACCACGCGTCCCCTGATTGAGACTTCACGTGATACTCGAACTGGCTGACCCTGACAACGTTGGCCTCGACTTTGGCGATTGCGCTCCCCCGCGACTGTCTTGAATCAAAAACGGGAGTTGTCATCTGTCCATCAACTCCCAAGAGTTCTGGCGAGCCTCGGAATCGTCCTCTTCCTCGCCCATCTCCGCCCTGTCGATTTGCGCGGGTGTCATGTGTCCATAGGTGTGTATTAGCACCTATATTAGCGTTGTCCCTATTGACACCTATACACACATAGTTAAATACCGAGGCCGACAAGGGGAGAGCCGATGCAGAAGCGATATAATGTCGCCATGACAGAGGAGATGGAGAAGAGGCTGGAGATAGAGCGGAAGAAAAGGGCTCTTGACTCGATACCTGAGACCGTTCGATACATCTTGAGCGAGTATCTCGCGAAGTCATAGTCTTATCCCGACGATTGTAAGCATCAGCAGTATCGTCACCAAAATGATAATTATCACGCCTACGTAGCCGAGCGCGTTGACGACCCTAATCCAAAGGGGAGTGCCTTTCAATCTCAAAACCCCAAAGTGTGGCTGAAAGGGACGAAGTCAAACTCTTGATTGCCGTGGGAGTAGCTGCGAGCATCGTGGCATACTACACTCTTAGAAGTTCTGCGTCCCTTCCCTTTCCGCTCAAGATTCCTTCCCCTGACCCTTTGGGAATCGACCAAGACATCAACTTCACTCTCGGGGGGTTGATTCTCATTTTCTCTGCTTATGTCAGCGTCTTGGCCTTCGCCTATTCTTGGGATTTCTTCATCCCGTTGACTGAGAACCACCTCAAGTTCCGAGATTTTGAGAGCGCGGTGAGGAGCGTTGCGAACGCCGAATTCTTGGTTGCCGTAGGTGTGCTGATAGTCCTCTACATCGAGGTTCTCTTTCGGATTGTTGAACCCGCGTAGACAATTACCGAGCCGAGTCCCGACGCTTGACAGGCAGAGGATTGCGGAGCGAGTCCCGAGGGTTTGACTGAGCCTGACTGTTGCACGACTGGTGCCGAAGGACTGGCCTGAGTTAACGCAACAGAACCGATGAAAGGGTTCTGTTGAATCTATGGGTGATTTTCGCTCCATGTTGCGTTGCGGGTGATGGCGAGGGTCTTTCGGATTGATGAGAAGCGACCGACCATGAGCCCTATGGAAGGGATATAACAATGAACCCCTCGCGCGGGGTAAATTGCCTGACATCGATGTCCCCCTTGTCAGTCAGGGAGACGATGATGTTGGTTGTGTTCCTGCATGTGTCAAGATGGTCATCGAGTTTTACTCGGCGATATACCCAGACTTGCCGAATCCCCACATGGATGCACTTAAGAAGGCGATGGGCTATGACGACAGCGGAACATCGTTGGATGGCGTGACTGGGGTGAACCGAATCCTCGTGGGAGGGGCTCATCGGCTCGAATTTGACTGGAGGGATTTTGCCGTGTTCGACGACATCAAGGGAGAGCTTGAAGGTGGAAGACCTGTGATTGCGTGGATGAAGCCCAATCGTGCATTGGAACTCAGCCATTCAGTCGTTATCAAGGCGACAACGGATGATGACTTGAGGGTTAAGGTGAACGACCCTGAGCCTGATGACCCTAAGAGTGAATACACCACGAGCGAGTTCATGAAGCAGTGGGAGAACTCCGACAGAATCCTTATCCGAGCCAAAGTCACCGAGAGACCTCAGCAGAGGGAACTGGGGGATTACGCATGATGAGCGAACCTGTGCGGAAGATTAGGAGATATGTCGATAGGAACTATGGCGACACGATTACCGTAGCTGACCCCCTCTACTATGCAAACCAAAAGTTCTGGGTCGCCGAACTGAAGTCAGACTATCCACGCAGAATCCGTGATGACAAGAATAACCAATCATTCGTCAAGTTCCTGACGCTGAGAGACTTGGGCGAGATAAGGCTGACCGACGACAACCGCATCGAAGCGACCCCCAGAGAGGAATTGGTTGAGCGATTGCGGTCTCGTCTTGAGCAGTGGCGCGAGACGGCACAACAAATCATCCTTTCCACATCATCAGAAGAACTGGCTCCACTTGGCGCGTTCAAGGACTCCATTAACCCAATCGTACTCGTAATCAGGTGGCTGGCTAAGAAGGGGAAGCATGAGATTACGAATGAGCAGTTAACAAAGGAACCAGACCCTAGGAAGATGCTTAGGTGGATCAACTTCCTTGTGGACATCAAACTCCTTCAGCGGTCAGACAGAGGATTCACCTATTCCAATCTTTTCACCGAAATGGAAAAGGAGACCGCAGGAGAGGGAACGGAGCATTTCGTAAATCATGTGGTCGCATACATAATGAAAGACTACTACCACATGATTCGGCAGGTCTTCAGAGTGTCCAGATTCGAGACATACCTGCACATGGCGACTTGTTACTACGCGCCATCAATCCAAGCGGAGCGCATGCTCTACAGGAACGAAGACTCCCTTCTGAGGTTGTATCACAAGTGGTATAGCAAGAGTTTCTCAGACTTACGCCTGTCATCGATTCTCGACGAATTGGAGCATCAGAAGATTATGACGTGGGTCGATGACTATTGGTATGGCTCGTCTGAAATCTGGAGCAGAATCCAGCCCCTCATCTCAACAATCCCGCAAGTGGTCGAACGACGCAAGGGTTAGCTGTCGGAACCACCTGAAGCTTGGTCTTTTTTCGATAGCCCTCTTGAGCAATTCCATCCACTTGTTTTCTCCCTCGATATCGATTCCCGCAACCTCTGCGGGGGTCTGTCCCTCAAGTGCGATGTGTGGCTTCACGAAGTTATAGTGAATCCTTTGGCCTTCCGCTATGGGAGTCTTCATTGACTTCCACCCACGCTGAACCTTGACGCGCTCTCTAAGCGTCCCGTTCAACCTCTCGATTCGGTTGTTGTTTGCATGTGGCTTCCCCACCCCTGCCCTTGCGATATGCTCAGGCTTCGCTCCGCAGACAGAATCCTTCCGCGAAGGAACCGAGACGTTGCAATCTCTTTCCTGCGGAATCCTCGCAATATGACGAAACGAAGTTCTAGAGGTTGACAGACTCGGCCTCGTAAATCGCGGTACCTTCCTCCGGTCTCCTCACAATCCGGCTGAATTCCTGCAGCAGCTTCCTTGTCACGGGCCCGGCAGTCCCAGTCCCTATCTTGACCCCGTTGATTGAGCCCGCGGCAACTACCTCTGCCTTCGTCCCGACGAGGAACACCTCGTCAGCAGTGAGGAGGTCGAAGGGTGTGATGTCTCTCTCGGAGACCTCGATTCCGAGGTCCGAGCAGAGCCTGATGATTCTGGCCCTCGTAATCCCGTGGAGTATCCCGGCTGCCGATGAGGGTGTAGAGACCCTGTTGTCC harbors:
- a CDS encoding transposase, yielding MGKPHANNNRIERLNGTLRERVKVQRGWKSMKTPIAEGQRIHYNFVKPHIALEGQTPAEVAGIDIEGENKWMELLKRAIEKRPSFRWFRQLTLASFDHLRDC
- a CDS encoding IS6 family transposase; the encoded protein is MTTPVFDSRQSRGSAIAKVEANVVRVSQFEYHVKSQSGDAWYVVVSTEAGWSCSCPDFAFRGVKCKHQFAVELSLQIRRRIENARRVVPLDYQSCLSCGSERIKKDGLLHNRGGNIQRFECLSCGKRFSKNFGFERMRSNPKVITLAMQMYFGGESLRNVQKSLRLQGVTVNHTTVYRWIQKYTGLMDEYLKDFTPQVSDTWRADEVFVKVKGDMKYLFSMMDDETRYWIAQQVSNFKENTNATQLFRKAKETAGKQPKTLITDGLRTYGIASHFEFPHTAHIKEIRLSGMVHNNKMERLNGEFRDREKVMRGLKRIDTPIIKGLQIYHNFIRPHEGLNGATPAERAGIKVEGENKWETIIQNAQHQRRNREDSQHP
- a CDS encoding C39 family peptidase, translated to MPDIDVPLVSQGDDDVGCVPACVKMVIEFYSAIYPDLPNPHMDALKKAMGYDDSGTSLDGVTGVNRILVGGAHRLEFDWRDFAVFDDIKGELEGGRPVIAWMKPNRALELSHSVVIKATTDDDLRVKVNDPEPDDPKSEYTTSEFMKQWENSDRILIRAKVTERPQQRELGDYA